The Starkeya sp. ORNL1 DNA window ACACCGCGAGGATCAGGCCTGGCGCATGGGCGATCCAATAGCCGATGGCGTTCAGTCCGGCTTCGGTGCCGCCGGTCTGCGCGCCCTTCATCAGCACTACCCGCTCGATGGGGGAGGCCGTGGACAGGCAATCCATGATCTCGCCGAGGTACGGCACCCGCGAGGTGCGCCAAGGGCCCGGCTCGGCGTTGGTGCCCGGCAGGATGCGGTGCGCGTCGGCCCATTCGGTGACGGTGAGCTGCGGCTCAGGCTTCAGCCCAGCCCGCCAGGCGGCGTCGACCAGCTCGGCGGTGAGGCTGGCGAGGTCAGTCACCATGGTGCTCCTCCCGATAGGCGATGAAGCGCAGGACATCCGCCAGATGAGACGGATAGGTCGGGTCGCCGACGACCTCGGCTTGCCGCAGGAAAAAGATGACGTCGATAAAGTCAGAGGTGCTGACGTCCGGCCTTGCCGCGTCGAACGCGACCTCTTTCGACACCTCCCAGAACTCTGAGCGCTCAAGCACCCAGACGCGCTCGCCCTGGGCAGCGAAGCGCTCGCGCAGCCGGTCCATGGCGGCCAGAACCTCGCTCATGCGGATGGTTCGGAGTTCGTCGCCCTCGTAGGTCACGGTTTCAATCCGCACGATCGAGCTCCTTTGTGCCGAGATAGCGGGGGACAGATGCGAGCTTGTAGGCGAACACTCCCGGGGAACCCTCGGCGAGATGAAGCTCGCCCAGGTAGCTAAGATCCTCCTCGAGATCCCCGACGCCCAACTTTTCCGGGTAGGGGCAGTCGGCAGACTGCTCACCAAGCAACACTTCCCAGTACCAGGTCTGCTTCTCGGTGAGAGTGACGTGCTCATAGCGGGCGAGCGACGTGCGAAGGGCATCCATCGCAGCCAGGATGTCCTTCACCGGAATTACACCGCTCATATCTCGCCCCGTCATCATTCGTCCCTGCCGGCGGTATCAAACGCGCCGAGCGGCAAGCTGGCGAGCAGAATAAGTTGGGCGCGGACCAAGCGATCGAGCGCGGCAACCACGCCGGCGAGGTCCGCGCCGGTGCTGGCGGCGATCTCCGGCGCCGCTCGGTTCACCCAGCCGATCCAGGCGTCGCGCTCGGCCCGGGCGCGGCTCTCGATAGTGCGCAGCGTGGCGGCGCGGTCGATGAGTTGGCCGCCCATGCGCTCGGCCTTCAACCGCGAGATCTCGGCCTCGGAGGCGTCGCGTAGCGCCCTTGGCGACACCAGAGCCGGCGAGAGTAGCGGAGTGTCGAGCGAAGCGCGCCGGCGATTGGGGTCGACGTTCTCGGCCACCCACGCCCGGCCGCGCTCGACATGAATGCGCCCGTTCGGCTCGACAGGAAGTCCGCCGGCGATGAGCTGGGACACGCGGCCCGGCGAGACGCCGAGCAGCTCGGCGAAACCCTTCTTCGACAGGGTCTCGGCCAGCTTGCCGGTGTCGGCAAAGAGGGTGGAGCTATGCAGATCCTGCATCCTCAACCCTTCCTCAAGCCGGGAACTTTAGGGCTCAAATCCGCCTCGTCTAGCGAACTCGAGCGCTTACGCCGCCCGTATACGTCCTCGGCCGGGAGGACCCTGGCCAGCCTTCGCAGGTCGGCCTCGATCTCCGACTTGGCCTCGTGGAAGGCCTCGGGGTCCCGGTGCGATGGGGAGAGGTAGCGGACCCGGTCAGCAAGCCCGGCCAGGAAGGTCGAGAGAGGGACTTCCTCCCCGCCTGCTTCTGACGGACTCTGACGCACTGACGCACTCTGACACAGATCCCTATAGAGGGGAGCGCGTGCGCGCGTGCGCACACGCATAGGGGTCATATAGAGAAGTGCGTCGGCGTGCGTCAGTGCGTCAGGGTGTGTCAGAACGGAAGCGCGATTGCGTTTCATCGAGCCGCTCCATGCTGCGGGATATACCAGCGCTCGCCCGCACTGCCTCGCGGGCCTCGGCTCCAGCCAAGCCGTTCAAGGCACGCGATAATCCGCCGTTGGTCGGCGGTGCCGATGCGTCCGGTATCTATGCCCAGGCCATAGATGGCAGCGTCCTTGACCGTCACCCGGGGTTGCCCGGCCAGCCAGGCCGCGATGATCTCCTCCCATGCGTCACTCTCGAAGCGCGCCTCCTGTTCTGGCTTGATGTGCTCGCGCTCGAATGCGGCCGACGGCCACCACTTCTGGCCCTCGCCATAGAGGTGCACCGCTTCGGCGAAGAGCTGGTCGCGATCGCGCTCCAGCGCCGCCGGGTGGATGGTGCCGACCTTCACCGGCCAGTAGCGCCGCCCGCCGGTCTCGTCCCGCAGGTACGCCGCCTTGTTGGTGGTGCCGATGAAGACGCATTGCCGTGGCAGCGTCACCTCGATGCGTCCATAGGGCGGGCGGAAGCGCTCCACCGCGCGGGTGATGAAGGCTTTCAGCGCCGCATCCTCGGCGCGGCTGATGGCCGACAGCTCGGCAATCTCGATCAGCCACTTACCCTTGAGGTGCAGGCTGACATCCTTGCCGCCGGTCACATCGGGCATGTTGTCGGAGAACCACTCGCCGCCCAGGATGCGGCAGGCGGTCGACTTCATGGCGCCCTGCATGCCCTCGAGGACAAGCATGTAGTCGGCCTTGCAGCCTGGCTCGAAGATCCGCGCCACCATGGCCACGAGGAACATGCGGCCGATCTGCGAGGCATAGAGCGTGTTCTCGCAGCCGAGGTAGCTGTGCAGCCAGGTCGCCACCCGCGGCGTGCCATCCCAGGGCAGGCTCTCCAGATAGTCGCGCACCGGATGGAAGGCGCGCTCATGCGCCCGGATATCGACGGCCTGGTGCGTGGTGTCCTTGCCGAGCCGGCCGAGACCAGCTTGCTGGAGATATTCTTGCAGCCGGTTCACATCGGTGTCGCGGACCGGCCGCGGCGCGAAGTCGTCATCGGTCAGCGCCAGCGGGTTCTCCGCCGACGGCACGGGCGCCTCCAGCATGATTGCCGTCTGCATCTCGTCATAGGTGAACAAGTTGGACAGCGCCGGGTCGCACCGCAGCGCGTGCGCGGCGTTCGCCAGATTGCCGAGCGGCTGACCCCTTTCGTCCTTGATGCAGTCGGCCAGCCAGCCGGAGTAAGGCTCCTTTTTCGGCCTGCGAGGCCGCGTGGACTGCCCACGCCGACGGTCGCGCGCCGGCCCGGCGCCGGCTTCCTCAGCGGCGAGTGGGGGCATCGGATCGACGATGTTCGCGATCAATTCGAAAGGGTCATCCGGGGGAAGCGTGTTCACAGCCCCTCCCCTCGGCACAGAATTGCGCAAGGGCGGCACTGAAAATTCGCTAGGAAAAACAAGCCCAGCCGAAACGCCCTCACGCGGGCGTAAGTCTTAGAAGGAGAACAGGTGTCCCCTACACTCTCCTGGGCACCATTACTTCCGAATTGCGTTTAATCGCAGGAAGCTAAGCCTTTTCAGAGCGTTGCGCTTGCCCGACTGTGCTACAAGGGTGTGCAACAATGCTCTACCGGATGGTTCGCCCCGTGAACCGAAAAGGCACGCGAAACCCCAATATCTGCGACGCATACCCTTGCTGTGCTGCCTCGCGTGGTGGGGACGCGCCTAGCCCTTCCGGTCGGCGACGCGGCAGTCCCGCTTACGGTCTCTCAGAAAGCACGCAGCATTCGGGTCTCAACGAGGACCGCCGAGATTAAGAGGCGGCAAGCTGCGATCGACAGTTACTTGGAGAATGTGTGGAAGGCGAACCAAGCAGAGGAGCTTGCTTCACTAACCACGAAACAGGCGCACGCGTTGGCGGTCTTCATCCCCCGCCTCGTGCTCCTTCAGCACCGAGATGATCTGCTCCTCGACGAAACGGCTGCGCCGCATGGCCCTCCTCCTGATCGGGACCCAACTTATCCGTGGCCGGAATTCAGGGGAGCACGTCACACGTCACTGCGTGCCGGTGCTTTGACCGCACGTCTCGTTTGGCTTGATTCAGCACGCTGTGAACCCGGCGGATGGGCACCGAGGTTCGATACGCTTACCAAGAGCTGCACAAATGGCTCTTCTGCCTCATCTCTCGAACGCGCATGCCATGCTCGGCAATATGCAGCCATGGCCGGGACAGACTCGCATGCCGGGTGGGCACGAAGGTGTGGGTGTGGGATCACTGCTGAAGCACGCCCCCACATCCTCGAAACCAAACGAGACATTCTCGCCGCACCGTCTACCCCACTGATTCATGGTGCAGAAGCGGACTGTGACCACCTCGCCATCGGAAGCTCCGAGCGCCTTCCCATCAACCCACCATGCGCCCGGCTCGGAAATACCTGAGACGGCCCAAGTACCGCCACTCATAAGCCTCTGCATGAGAACTCGCTCATCGTCTCGAAGCACAGTCACGCCGGCGCACGTGCAGTGGATCCGCATTTCGCACTTCGAGGTGCAGTTGCACGTTGATAAAGGAACGGCCGGGCGGGCACCCTTCGAGAACACCATGACGAAGTCGGAGCCCCTCAGAGCCGCTCTTAGGCCGAGATAGGGAATCTGGGTATCCTCGTTCTGGAACACTTGGCGCAGGCCGTTAGCCTTGTCATGAATTTTCTGATTGGTATCGGGTAGGCCGAACTCGTCCGACGAAAGGGGAGTGGTGCTCTCGTTCAGTTTACGCTCCCCAGCGCGAAGTTTCTGAGCAATGAGATCGCCGGCGAGGGGCACGCCGTCCAAACTCGAAACGAGCCGCGCATCCTCGAAGCCAAGATGGCCTGAGAGCAGTGATATCGGACCCCGCGCACCCGGTTGAGCAAACTCTAATCTTGTATCAAACTGGAGGGTCATCCGAAGCACTACCGTGAAGGTTCCCAGAATGATCGGGCGGGTCCATTGAGAAAAGGGAGCAACCGGCGTGAACGAGAACATATTACCAGAAATAATATACTTGAGATCTAAGCGATTAGGGAACATCGGCGGAGTTCGACCCCGCAACTCTCCCGTATTTGTCAAGCCGCACGACCATTCGCTCATGTCGATTTCCTGCTGAATGCCATCCCTAATCTTTGAGCAGACATCAGCGATCTTACTAAGCCACCCAGCCTGAACTCGTTCAGAAAGCGGCCCGGTGATTTCCTCCGTCGGCACCGCGATGGCTTGCGGAAGGTCGGGGCTGTCCAATTCGACTTTTACTGTACCTGCCCAATTGTCGAGATAGGCCTCAGAGTCGGCCAACGCGCCTGAGGCCAAATAACAGGCGGCTAAGGCAATTATCAGCAATATTGCTACGATATTAGGTCTTTTCCTAAGCATAGGATCATGCCCATACGTGCTTTGGAGCGCCGAAAGGTCCAGACGATCCGCTCTACGGCCTTGAATACCTTACACGCAAGACTTCCGACTGTACATCATCATCATCCTTTAGGGAATATCCGAAGCCTATCTCCTCGTGCAGGTAGTCGACGCTGGCGTCACCTTAGCCATCTCAATAATCGCAACATGCGCGCCCGTACTTCAGAGCGTTTTCGCATGTAGACTCTACCTTCCCTCATCAGTTTGACGGTCGAACCGCAGGAGGCGTGAGGAACGCTTAATGGGCGGTTCGCGCCTGAGACGCTCAATGACTTCAATCATGGGCCGCAAGGGCCAGCTTGCCGCCCGTACTTGAAGTGACCCTAATGCCCTCCCCGATGCCCCCACACTGCGATTGCTGGGCCGGGGAGCCTGAGGTCGGCATTCTCACGCTCACCTGCGGACTTCGTCGGGGTGCATGCGGAAAGGCTAAGCCCCCGGGTCAAGCCCGGGGATGTGGGCCATTGCGAATTGCAGGGCAGCCTCTCTGGCCGGCGCGCCTGCGTGATCGACACCATCAGAAGACTGAACGCGCGCCCCTCGCGGTACGGCAAGCGTCATTCGTATATTTTCTACTGTATCTATAGAAAATGTTGACTTCGACGAATTTGAAGGGATGATGACGGGGACATTCCCGTCCGGACCACGCCTGCGCAGAGCCGTGGCGCCGGGCTTCCGATGAACCGCCTTCGCAGGAACCCGCTCATGTCCAACGCCTCGCCGGTAAAAGCCCTACGCGCCCTCCTGATCGCCGCCGCGACCGCGGTGGTCGCGCTCTCCTCGCTGCCCGCACATGCCGAGACGCCGCCCTCCGTCATTCGCCTTGCCGGCCAGGGCAATGCCGCCGGCAAGCCCTATGGCTCGGCGGTGATCGGCGTGGTGCGCGCCAAGGAATATCTGGAGAAGGAATTTGCCAAGGATGGCGTGAAGATCGAGTGGCAGTTCCCGCGCGGCACCGGCCCGGCGATCAATGAGGCGCTGGCCAATGGCCAGGCCGACTTCGCCAATTATGGCGGCCTGCCGAACATTGTCGGCCGCGGCGCCGGGTTGCGCACCAAGGTGCTGGCCTCCTACGGCACCAACCCCTCCTATCTCGTCGCCCGGCCGGACGCCAAGGTGGAGAAGCTGGCCGATCTCAAGGGCAAGAAGATCGCCGTCTCGCGCGGCACCATCAACGAGTTGGCGCTCAACCGCGTGCTGGCGCAGGGCGGCCTCACCGAGAAGGACGTCACCATCTTCGACCTGCAGAGCGCAGACCAGGTGTCCGCCGTCTCCTCGGGCGATGTCGATGCCGTGCTCGGCGGCAACAACCTTCTGACCCTGGTCGACAACGGCACGGTGAAGACGGTCTATTCCACCAAGGGCAGCCCGGCGCCGGGCAGCCTGTTCGGCTCCTTCATCGTCACCGAGGAGTTCGCCAAGAAATACCCGGAGACGACAAGGCGCGTGGTGAAGGCCCTCGTCGAAGCCGCCGCCTTCGCCTCGGATGAGAAGAACCGCGAGGCCGTGCTCGACATCTGGGCGCTCACCGGCGTGCCGCGCGACGCCCTCGCCAAGGATTTCGCCGGCGACAAGCTGGCCGACCGGCTGAACCCGCTGCTGGACGATTTCTACCGCTCCAACATCACCAATGGCGTGAAGTTTGCGGTCGACAACAAGCTGATCAAGGCCTCGTTCGATGTGAACCAGTGGGTCGATCCCAGCTATCTCGACGCCGCTATCAAGGAGCTGAAGATCGAGGGCGTGTGGAAGCCGCGCGATGCCTCGGGCAATCCGCAGAGCTGAGCCGCCGCATCCGATCCGAAGGAGCCCGACATGCCCTTGACCGAAGCCAACCCCGTTCGCCTCGGCGCGCCCGCGCCCGACTTCGCGCTGCCCGACACCAATGGCCGCGTGCATCGCCTGGGTGATTTCGATGCCGCGCCGGCCTTGCTGGTGGCGTTCATCTCCAACACCTGCCCGTTCGTGGTGCATATCAGCGAGGGGTTCGCGCGCTTCGCCCGCGACTTCGCCGATCGCGGCCTCGCCGTGGTGGCGATCAACGCCAATGAC harbors:
- a CDS encoding virulence-associated E family protein; translated protein: MNTLPPDDPFELIANIVDPMPPLAAEEAGAGPARDRRRGQSTRPRRPKKEPYSGWLADCIKDERGQPLGNLANAAHALRCDPALSNLFTYDEMQTAIMLEAPVPSAENPLALTDDDFAPRPVRDTDVNRLQEYLQQAGLGRLGKDTTHQAVDIRAHERAFHPVRDYLESLPWDGTPRVATWLHSYLGCENTLYASQIGRMFLVAMVARIFEPGCKADYMLVLEGMQGAMKSTACRILGGEWFSDNMPDVTGGKDVSLHLKGKWLIEIAELSAISRAEDAALKAFITRAVERFRPPYGRIEVTLPRQCVFIGTTNKAAYLRDETGGRRYWPVKVGTIHPAALERDRDQLFAEAVHLYGEGQKWWPSAAFEREHIKPEQEARFESDAWEEIIAAWLAGQPRVTVKDAAIYGLGIDTGRIGTADQRRIIACLERLGWSRGPRGSAGERWYIPQHGAAR
- a CDS encoding ABC transporter substrate-binding protein — protein: MSNASPVKALRALLIAAATAVVALSSLPAHAETPPSVIRLAGQGNAAGKPYGSAVIGVVRAKEYLEKEFAKDGVKIEWQFPRGTGPAINEALANGQADFANYGGLPNIVGRGAGLRTKVLASYGTNPSYLVARPDAKVEKLADLKGKKIAVSRGTINELALNRVLAQGGLTEKDVTIFDLQSADQVSAVSSGDVDAVLGGNNLLTLVDNGTVKTVYSTKGSPAPGSLFGSFIVTEEFAKKYPETTRRVVKALVEAAAFASDEKNREAVLDIWALTGVPRDALAKDFAGDKLADRLNPLLDDFYRSNITNGVKFAVDNKLIKASFDVNQWVDPSYLDAAIKELKIEGVWKPRDASGNPQS